The proteins below come from a single candidate division KSB1 bacterium genomic window:
- a CDS encoding DoxX family protein, producing MDFLNKFSGIAHWLPRLSLAATFLYHGLPKFAGAEMMAQMMGMPVFAVYLLALMEVSGAVLILWGGFGPDWATRVSGLIFSVVMLGAIVIVHGKNGWNSINMGPDMPGQGMEFQVLILATALYFAFKGNSANAAA from the coding sequence CGGGGATAGCTCACTGGTTGCCAAGATTATCTTTGGCTGCTACTTTCCTGTATCACGGGTTACCAAAATTTGCCGGGGCAGAAATGATGGCTCAAATGATGGGAATGCCCGTCTTCGCGGTTTATTTGTTGGCGCTTATGGAAGTGAGCGGGGCTGTGCTCATTCTTTGGGGTGGATTCGGTCCCGATTGGGCCACCCGGGTTTCCGGTCTAATTTTTTCCGTGGTCATGCTTGGCGCAATTGTCATTGTGCACGGTAAGAATGGCTGGAACTCCATCAATATGGGTCCGGATATGCCGGGTCAAGGAATGGAATTTCAGGTATTAATTCTCGCGACCGCTCTCTACTTTGCTTTTAAAGGCAACAGCGCCAACGCGGCTGCTTAG